A region from the Branchiostoma lanceolatum isolate klBraLanc5 chromosome 2, klBraLanc5.hap2, whole genome shotgun sequence genome encodes:
- the LOC136427710 gene encoding nuclear pore complex protein Nup153-like isoform X2, which translates to MATSGAGKARSRRSHAPKPYARSGGRKSILSSVTEYLTPSWLKGMWGQEESGAQPTAERPTHTGKPAHVPVVHIREDQNGLEEEEEEEEEAAPTVRVTKNRLTHHQSPSVQGSEDSRPGVGYFSEMPLTRGSIHAQRSQSIAATSSYTTTYTREAPSNSALPSAEEDKFSEDSASTSISFSNVPQVDQSERRSETTTEEVVRDIARPKSLWSEERETRMSLPQPPARSARRPAFNYSVFGSPALNDSSSLFGSPITESPFYEGRTTYGGASAQKQGQKRVRTVSPLQVAPHTMRQQVRPKPASSSSRGHGVMSVTAQRILHTLERMSTPVSDAKRIPSLTLPTEDSPLGFTPSSKKRRVMGGSFLDPGTSRLEGRLAGQPPVQRLNLSTPASIATNRAHTHSTYRTRKSIVPAKEEILVPDSEPTTAQKTEPSVVKAISTPASKPAESGPAPAIKPSSQAASTWTPPAQLPIGSGGKIRRERSYGTQRAHAVHEEEEAEVPDLPQIALPLSGASLPKFDFSPTPSKPLSEGPTVSTTAQVRSVTSSPQFTFASPIVVSSPEDNTETISNTETLSFKFSQPTSPGKSFPSQGLGTSSAASASTGGSTFLTTGAGSGFQPKRKAPEPAVPASTTPPPAPLKQGSVLDALKSEPLPLKSGSVLDALKGGPVVSKPETAKDKLVERKTTGEGLAASNTKSAVLPSLGDQFKKPSGGWECDTCMVQNTAAASRCVACDTPKPGSQPKLTVPTSVPPSTKSNGKDGLFSFGTDAGPKSNGFKLSTTAEGSSANSGFKFGSASAVNSTSSGFTFGSSSASAASKQDSNTLGGFKKGTTDSVSTSANTQDAGKSIWSTAAAGNKWTCDTCLIENKNEVTKCAACETPKPGSESKPAASTPAVNFGSSNAFKSTSSSSGSLLAAAADNGQKWECETCMIYNTQDKTKCAACETPKPGGQSTSSSAAGATSSGFSLGTNSSGETSSGTGGFQFGSTSTGTTASSGITTGGFQFGGAPKATSTTDGGFQFGSQSISTGQTASTGSSTGGFQFGAPTTASTETSADSKPQLSGFTFGSGGAESTTSTTSSGGIKFGAGTIPASTTLSGGVTFGSGTTGASSTGGFAFGATSSSSGAATTTSNATSAASGGFTFGAGATSAPAASGAAASGGFTFGAGSSAAGAAASAGFKFGAGTASQQPDAASKMSSIADLAKAGQLSVPKSSTAKRSLESDNSTPAKVNLSTAFGSGTASFGAANPSTAPSFGSTTGANPPVFGAGASATPSSGLTFGTPTASAAPSATGSAAATTSGFTFGTGSSLSCTAASTTPAPFSFGAGAPAATTTAGTASAPFVFGAAASSTPGSTGGFNFSSAQAAPPATTAAPSFGTAGFGATPTPAASTPFAPAATSVSGGATPFGGATSFGVPTTAAPSSGPVFGATAAQPAPNAGFSFNAPSQPTFQFGAGSQPSPAVFNFGAAAPAGGAPGGGFNFAAGAGTTAPQPAAPGPFNFNAAAQPTSNPFSIQSTPSASPGPTRRIIKKAARRKR; encoded by the exons ATGGCGACCTCCGGTGCTGGGAAGGCGCGTAGCCGGCGGTCACACGCGCCGAAGCCGTACGCCAGATCCGGCGGGAGAAAG TCCATCCTGAGCAGTGTGACAGAATACCTGACGCCATCGTGGCTCAAGGGCATGTGGGGTCAGGAGGAGAGCGGTGCACAGCCAACCGCAGAGAGGCCTACACACACGGGAAAACCTGCCCATGTACCCGTCGTACATATTCGTGAAGATCAGAATGGActggaagaggaggaggaagaagaggaagaggctGCACCTACAGTCCGTGTCACAAAAAATAGATTGACACATCACCAGAGTCCATCagtacaag GTTCCGAGGACTCTCGTCCCGGGGTAGGATACTTCAGTGAGATGCCCCTAACACGGGGCTCCATCCATGCACAAAGGTCCCAGTCTATAGCAGCTACTTCATCTTACACCACAACATACACTCGGGAGGCACCTTCTAACTCAGCCTTACCAT CTGCTGAGGAAGACAAGTTCTCAGAAGACTCTGCCTCCACCAGCATCAGCTTTTCCAACGTCCCACAGGTGGACCAGAGTGAGAGAAGgagcgaaacaacaacagaagaagTGGTTAGAG ACATTGCCAGACCAAAATCCCTGTGGTCAGAAGAACGTGAGACCAGAATGTCGCTGCCCCAACCACCTGCACGGTCTGCCAGGAGACCGGCTTTTAACTACTCTGTCTTTGGCTCCCCGGCTCTG AATGACTCATCGTCTCTGTTTGGGAGCCCCATCACCGAGTCTCCTTTCTACGAGGGAAGGACGACGTATGGAGGAGCCTCTGCACAGAAACAGGGCCAGAAACGCGTCAGGACTGTCTCACCTCTTCAG GTCGCGCCCCACACCATGAGACAGCAGGTCCGACCCAAGCCCGCCAGCAGCAGCAGTCGTGGGCACGGTGTCATGTCTGTCACGGCACAGAGGATTCTCCACACCCTGGAGAGGATGTCAACACCCGTCTCTGATGCCAAGAGGATTCCTTCACTCACTCTGCCCACAGAGGACTCACCTCTGGGctttaca CCCTCCTCTAAAAAGCGCAGAGTCATGGGTGGCAGTTTCCTAGACCCAGGCACCTCGCGGTTGGAGGGTCGTCTTGCAGGACAGCCACCGGTACAGAGACTGAATCTGTCCACACCTGCCTCCATAGCTACCAACAGGGCACACACTCATTCTACTTACAGGACCAGGAAGTCCATAGTACCAGCTAAAGAG GAAATTTTGGTTCCTGACAGCGAACCAACAACAGCCCAAAAGACAGAGCCATCTGTTGTCAAAGCAATCAGCACGCCAGCGAGTAAGCCGGCTGAGTCTGGGCCAGCACCTGCCATCAAGCCCAGCAGCCAGGCTGCCTCTACGTGGACCCCACCTGCCCAGCTGCCTATTGGTAGTGGGGGTAAGATCCGCAGGGAGAGATCATACGGCACGCAGCGTGCACACGCTGTGCACGAGGAGGAAGAG GCTGAGGTACCAGACCTACCACAGATTGCCCTCCCCCTGTCTGGAGCCAGCCTCCCCAAGTTTGACTTCTCTCCTACACCGTCCAAACCCCTGAGCGAGGGGCCAACGGTCAGCACCACCGCACAGGTGagaagtgtgacgtcatcaccccagTTCACCTTCGCATCTCCCATAGTCGTGTCCAGCCCAGAGGACAACACCGAGACAATTAGCAATACTGAAACA CTCAGCTTCAAGTTCAGCCAGCCTACATCTCCAGGCAAGTCCTTTCCCAGCCAGGGACTGGGCACATCCTCAGCCGCCTCTGCCTCAACAGGCGGTTCCACCTTCCTCACAACCGGCGCAGGGTCAGGCTTCCAGCCCAAGCGGAAGGCGCCAGAGCCCGCTGTTCCCGCcagcaccacccctcccccagcTCCTCTGAAGCAAGGCAGCGTCTTGGATGCCCTGAAGTCGGAGCCTCTGCCACTGAAATCTGGCAGTGTGCTCGATGCACTGAAGGGAGGACCCGTGGTCAGTAAGCCGGAAACAGCAAAAGACAAGCTTGTGGAAAGGAAGACCACTGGAGAAGGTCTTGCTGCTTCTAACACAAAG TCTGCAGTATTGCCTTCTCTGGGGGACCAGTTCAAGAAGCCGTCAGGTGGCTGGGAATGTGACACCTGCATGGTGCAGAACACAGCTGCAGCCAGCAGGTGTGTGGCCTGCGACACCCCCAAGCCTGGCAGCCAGCCCAAACTCACTGTACCCACCTCCG TTCCCCCTTCAACAAAGTCTAATGGGAAGGATGGCTTATTTAGTTTTGGCACTGATGCAGGCCCCAAAAGCAATGGTTTTAAACTCAGCACCACAGCAGAGGGAAGCAGTGCAAACAGTGGATTCAAGTTTGGATCTGCAAGTGCTGTGAACTCTACCAGCTCTGGTTTCACGTTTGGGAGTAGTAGCGCTTCTGCTGCATCTAAACAGGACTCCAACACATTGGGTGGCTTTAAGAAAGGCACCACAGACTCTGTATCCACTAGTGCAAATACACAAGATGCTGGGAAATCTATATGGTCAACGGCAGCAGCAGGAAATAAATGGACCTGTGACACTTGTCTAATAGAAAACAAGAACGAGGTGACAAAATGTGCTGCGTGTGAGACCCCTAAACCTGGCAGTGAGTCCAAACCAGCTGCATCTACACCTGCTGTGAACTTTGGGTCATCAAATGCGTTTAAATCGACTTCAAGTTCATCCGGGTCGTTGTTAGCAGCAGCTGCTGATAATGGACAGAAGTGGGAATGCGAGACTTGTATGATTTACAACACCCAAGACAAGACTAAGTGTGCAGCATGTGAAACGCCAAAGCCAGGCGGCCAAAGCACGTCTAGTTCAGCAGCCGGCGCAACAAGCAGTGGTTTCTCGCTGGGTACAAACAGTTCAGGAGAGACCTCTTCAGGAACAGGTGGATTCCAGTTTGGCTCAACATCAACAGGGACAACAGCGTCCTCTGGAATCACCACTGGAGGGTTCCAGTTCGGTGGGGCACCAAAAGCCACCTCAACTACTGATGGGGGGTTCCAGTTTGGCTCCCAGTCAATATCAACAGGGCAAACAGCTTCCACTGGAAGCAGCACTGGAGGGTTCCAGTTTGGAGCACCAACAACTGCCTCAACTGAAACATCAGCAGATTCCAAACCCCAACTTTCAG GGTTCACGTTTGGCAGTGGAGGCGCAGAGTCTACTACAAGCACCACCTCCAGTGGTGGCATCAAGTTTGGTGCAGGAACGATTCCTGCCAGCACCACCCTCAGTGGTGGGGTGACATTCGGATCAGGGACAACTGGTGCCAGTAGTACTGGTGGGTTCGCGTTCGGAGCCACCAGCTCTTCATCTGGAGCTGCCACCACGACATCCAACGCCACGTCGGCGGCCAGCGGAGGTTTCACGTTCGGCGCAGGCGCGACATCGGCACCTGCTGCCTCGGGGGCTGCCGCCAGTGGAGGCTTCACGTTTGGGGCAGGGAGTTCAGCTGCTGGAGCTGCAGCTTCTGCCGGGTTCAAGTTTGGAGCTGGAACAGCCTCTCAACAGCCTGATGCAG CTTCCAAGATGTCAAGCATAGCTGATTTAGCCAAGGCAGGTCAGCTGAGCGTACCCAAGTCGTCCACAGCGAAAAGGAGCCTGGAATCAG acaacagcACCCCAGCCAAGGTGAACCTCTCTACCGCCTTCGGCTCTGGCACCGCCTCCTTTGGTGCAGCCAATCCCAGCACAGCGCCAAGTTTCGGATCCACCACCGGCGCAAACCCACCAGTTTTTGGGGCTGGCGCGTCAGCTACGCCCAGCTCTGGACTCACCTTTGGCACACCAACAGCATCAGCAGCACCTTCAGCTACGGGCAGTGCAGCAGCTACTACATCAGGCTTCACGTTCGGTACTGGCTCGTCGTTGTCCTGTACGGCGGCAAGTACGACTCCTGCACCCTTCAGCTTTGGTGCTGGGGCCCCCGCTGCCACAACCACAGCTGGCACAGCAAGCGCTCCATTTGTGTTTGGGGCAGCAGCATCCTCAACCCCTGG CTCAACTGGAGGGTTCAACTTCAGTTCAGCACAGGCAGCGCCCCCTGCTACAACGGCCGCCCCCAGTTTTGGTACTGCCGGCTTCGGCGCCACCCCCACCCCAGCAGCAAGCACGCCCTTCGCACCAGCCGCCACCTCCGTGTCCGGAGGGGCTACTCCGTTTGGAGGAGCCACCAGTTTCGGTGTGCCAACCACAGCAGCGCCAAGCAGTGGCCCAGTGTTCGGTGCAACTGCTGCACAGCCAGCCCCAAATGCAG GCTTTAGCTTCAATGCACCCAGCCAGCCCACGTTCCAGTTTGGCGCAGGCTCACAACCGAGCCCCGCTGTGTTTAACTTTGGTGCTGCAGCCCCAGCAGGGGGAGCACCTGGTGGGGGGTTCAACTTCGCGGCCGGGGCTGGGACAACAGCTCCGCAGCCAGCTGCACCAGGTCCTTTTAACTTCAA TGCTGCGGCCCAGCCAACCAGCAATCCCTTCAGCATCCAGAGTACTCCCAGTGCCTCCCCTGGCCCAACCAGACGCATCATCAAAAAAGCTGCACGCAGGAAGAGGTGA
- the LOC136427710 gene encoding nuclear pore complex protein Nup153-like isoform X1: MATSGAGKARSRRSHAPKPYARSGGRKSILSSVTEYLTPSWLKGMWGQEESGAQPTAERPTHTGKPAHVPVVHIREDQNGLEEEEEEEEEAAPTVRVTKNRLTHHQSPSVQGSEDSRPGVGYFSEMPLTRGSIHAQRSQSIAATSSYTTTYTREAPSNSALPSAEEDKFSEDSASTSISFSNVPQVDQSERRSETTTEEVVRDIARPKSLWSEERETRMSLPQPPARSARRPAFNYSVFGSPALNDSSSLFGSPITESPFYEGRTTYGGASAQKQGQKRVRTVSPLQQVAPHTMRQQVRPKPASSSSRGHGVMSVTAQRILHTLERMSTPVSDAKRIPSLTLPTEDSPLGFTPSSKKRRVMGGSFLDPGTSRLEGRLAGQPPVQRLNLSTPASIATNRAHTHSTYRTRKSIVPAKEEILVPDSEPTTAQKTEPSVVKAISTPASKPAESGPAPAIKPSSQAASTWTPPAQLPIGSGGKIRRERSYGTQRAHAVHEEEEAEVPDLPQIALPLSGASLPKFDFSPTPSKPLSEGPTVSTTAQVRSVTSSPQFTFASPIVVSSPEDNTETISNTETLSFKFSQPTSPGKSFPSQGLGTSSAASASTGGSTFLTTGAGSGFQPKRKAPEPAVPASTTPPPAPLKQGSVLDALKSEPLPLKSGSVLDALKGGPVVSKPETAKDKLVERKTTGEGLAASNTKSAVLPSLGDQFKKPSGGWECDTCMVQNTAAASRCVACDTPKPGSQPKLTVPTSVPPSTKSNGKDGLFSFGTDAGPKSNGFKLSTTAEGSSANSGFKFGSASAVNSTSSGFTFGSSSASAASKQDSNTLGGFKKGTTDSVSTSANTQDAGKSIWSTAAAGNKWTCDTCLIENKNEVTKCAACETPKPGSESKPAASTPAVNFGSSNAFKSTSSSSGSLLAAAADNGQKWECETCMIYNTQDKTKCAACETPKPGGQSTSSSAAGATSSGFSLGTNSSGETSSGTGGFQFGSTSTGTTASSGITTGGFQFGGAPKATSTTDGGFQFGSQSISTGQTASTGSSTGGFQFGAPTTASTETSADSKPQLSGFTFGSGGAESTTSTTSSGGIKFGAGTIPASTTLSGGVTFGSGTTGASSTGGFAFGATSSSSGAATTTSNATSAASGGFTFGAGATSAPAASGAAASGGFTFGAGSSAAGAAASAGFKFGAGTASQQPDAASKMSSIADLAKAGQLSVPKSSTAKRSLESDNSTPAKVNLSTAFGSGTASFGAANPSTAPSFGSTTGANPPVFGAGASATPSSGLTFGTPTASAAPSATGSAAATTSGFTFGTGSSLSCTAASTTPAPFSFGAGAPAATTTAGTASAPFVFGAAASSTPGSTGGFNFSSAQAAPPATTAAPSFGTAGFGATPTPAASTPFAPAATSVSGGATPFGGATSFGVPTTAAPSSGPVFGATAAQPAPNAGFSFNAPSQPTFQFGAGSQPSPAVFNFGAAAPAGGAPGGGFNFAAGAGTTAPQPAAPGPFNFNAAAQPTSNPFSIQSTPSASPGPTRRIIKKAARRKR, translated from the exons ATGGCGACCTCCGGTGCTGGGAAGGCGCGTAGCCGGCGGTCACACGCGCCGAAGCCGTACGCCAGATCCGGCGGGAGAAAG TCCATCCTGAGCAGTGTGACAGAATACCTGACGCCATCGTGGCTCAAGGGCATGTGGGGTCAGGAGGAGAGCGGTGCACAGCCAACCGCAGAGAGGCCTACACACACGGGAAAACCTGCCCATGTACCCGTCGTACATATTCGTGAAGATCAGAATGGActggaagaggaggaggaagaagaggaagaggctGCACCTACAGTCCGTGTCACAAAAAATAGATTGACACATCACCAGAGTCCATCagtacaag GTTCCGAGGACTCTCGTCCCGGGGTAGGATACTTCAGTGAGATGCCCCTAACACGGGGCTCCATCCATGCACAAAGGTCCCAGTCTATAGCAGCTACTTCATCTTACACCACAACATACACTCGGGAGGCACCTTCTAACTCAGCCTTACCAT CTGCTGAGGAAGACAAGTTCTCAGAAGACTCTGCCTCCACCAGCATCAGCTTTTCCAACGTCCCACAGGTGGACCAGAGTGAGAGAAGgagcgaaacaacaacagaagaagTGGTTAGAG ACATTGCCAGACCAAAATCCCTGTGGTCAGAAGAACGTGAGACCAGAATGTCGCTGCCCCAACCACCTGCACGGTCTGCCAGGAGACCGGCTTTTAACTACTCTGTCTTTGGCTCCCCGGCTCTG AATGACTCATCGTCTCTGTTTGGGAGCCCCATCACCGAGTCTCCTTTCTACGAGGGAAGGACGACGTATGGAGGAGCCTCTGCACAGAAACAGGGCCAGAAACGCGTCAGGACTGTCTCACCTCTTCAG CAGGTCGCGCCCCACACCATGAGACAGCAGGTCCGACCCAAGCCCGCCAGCAGCAGCAGTCGTGGGCACGGTGTCATGTCTGTCACGGCACAGAGGATTCTCCACACCCTGGAGAGGATGTCAACACCCGTCTCTGATGCCAAGAGGATTCCTTCACTCACTCTGCCCACAGAGGACTCACCTCTGGGctttaca CCCTCCTCTAAAAAGCGCAGAGTCATGGGTGGCAGTTTCCTAGACCCAGGCACCTCGCGGTTGGAGGGTCGTCTTGCAGGACAGCCACCGGTACAGAGACTGAATCTGTCCACACCTGCCTCCATAGCTACCAACAGGGCACACACTCATTCTACTTACAGGACCAGGAAGTCCATAGTACCAGCTAAAGAG GAAATTTTGGTTCCTGACAGCGAACCAACAACAGCCCAAAAGACAGAGCCATCTGTTGTCAAAGCAATCAGCACGCCAGCGAGTAAGCCGGCTGAGTCTGGGCCAGCACCTGCCATCAAGCCCAGCAGCCAGGCTGCCTCTACGTGGACCCCACCTGCCCAGCTGCCTATTGGTAGTGGGGGTAAGATCCGCAGGGAGAGATCATACGGCACGCAGCGTGCACACGCTGTGCACGAGGAGGAAGAG GCTGAGGTACCAGACCTACCACAGATTGCCCTCCCCCTGTCTGGAGCCAGCCTCCCCAAGTTTGACTTCTCTCCTACACCGTCCAAACCCCTGAGCGAGGGGCCAACGGTCAGCACCACCGCACAGGTGagaagtgtgacgtcatcaccccagTTCACCTTCGCATCTCCCATAGTCGTGTCCAGCCCAGAGGACAACACCGAGACAATTAGCAATACTGAAACA CTCAGCTTCAAGTTCAGCCAGCCTACATCTCCAGGCAAGTCCTTTCCCAGCCAGGGACTGGGCACATCCTCAGCCGCCTCTGCCTCAACAGGCGGTTCCACCTTCCTCACAACCGGCGCAGGGTCAGGCTTCCAGCCCAAGCGGAAGGCGCCAGAGCCCGCTGTTCCCGCcagcaccacccctcccccagcTCCTCTGAAGCAAGGCAGCGTCTTGGATGCCCTGAAGTCGGAGCCTCTGCCACTGAAATCTGGCAGTGTGCTCGATGCACTGAAGGGAGGACCCGTGGTCAGTAAGCCGGAAACAGCAAAAGACAAGCTTGTGGAAAGGAAGACCACTGGAGAAGGTCTTGCTGCTTCTAACACAAAG TCTGCAGTATTGCCTTCTCTGGGGGACCAGTTCAAGAAGCCGTCAGGTGGCTGGGAATGTGACACCTGCATGGTGCAGAACACAGCTGCAGCCAGCAGGTGTGTGGCCTGCGACACCCCCAAGCCTGGCAGCCAGCCCAAACTCACTGTACCCACCTCCG TTCCCCCTTCAACAAAGTCTAATGGGAAGGATGGCTTATTTAGTTTTGGCACTGATGCAGGCCCCAAAAGCAATGGTTTTAAACTCAGCACCACAGCAGAGGGAAGCAGTGCAAACAGTGGATTCAAGTTTGGATCTGCAAGTGCTGTGAACTCTACCAGCTCTGGTTTCACGTTTGGGAGTAGTAGCGCTTCTGCTGCATCTAAACAGGACTCCAACACATTGGGTGGCTTTAAGAAAGGCACCACAGACTCTGTATCCACTAGTGCAAATACACAAGATGCTGGGAAATCTATATGGTCAACGGCAGCAGCAGGAAATAAATGGACCTGTGACACTTGTCTAATAGAAAACAAGAACGAGGTGACAAAATGTGCTGCGTGTGAGACCCCTAAACCTGGCAGTGAGTCCAAACCAGCTGCATCTACACCTGCTGTGAACTTTGGGTCATCAAATGCGTTTAAATCGACTTCAAGTTCATCCGGGTCGTTGTTAGCAGCAGCTGCTGATAATGGACAGAAGTGGGAATGCGAGACTTGTATGATTTACAACACCCAAGACAAGACTAAGTGTGCAGCATGTGAAACGCCAAAGCCAGGCGGCCAAAGCACGTCTAGTTCAGCAGCCGGCGCAACAAGCAGTGGTTTCTCGCTGGGTACAAACAGTTCAGGAGAGACCTCTTCAGGAACAGGTGGATTCCAGTTTGGCTCAACATCAACAGGGACAACAGCGTCCTCTGGAATCACCACTGGAGGGTTCCAGTTCGGTGGGGCACCAAAAGCCACCTCAACTACTGATGGGGGGTTCCAGTTTGGCTCCCAGTCAATATCAACAGGGCAAACAGCTTCCACTGGAAGCAGCACTGGAGGGTTCCAGTTTGGAGCACCAACAACTGCCTCAACTGAAACATCAGCAGATTCCAAACCCCAACTTTCAG GGTTCACGTTTGGCAGTGGAGGCGCAGAGTCTACTACAAGCACCACCTCCAGTGGTGGCATCAAGTTTGGTGCAGGAACGATTCCTGCCAGCACCACCCTCAGTGGTGGGGTGACATTCGGATCAGGGACAACTGGTGCCAGTAGTACTGGTGGGTTCGCGTTCGGAGCCACCAGCTCTTCATCTGGAGCTGCCACCACGACATCCAACGCCACGTCGGCGGCCAGCGGAGGTTTCACGTTCGGCGCAGGCGCGACATCGGCACCTGCTGCCTCGGGGGCTGCCGCCAGTGGAGGCTTCACGTTTGGGGCAGGGAGTTCAGCTGCTGGAGCTGCAGCTTCTGCCGGGTTCAAGTTTGGAGCTGGAACAGCCTCTCAACAGCCTGATGCAG CTTCCAAGATGTCAAGCATAGCTGATTTAGCCAAGGCAGGTCAGCTGAGCGTACCCAAGTCGTCCACAGCGAAAAGGAGCCTGGAATCAG acaacagcACCCCAGCCAAGGTGAACCTCTCTACCGCCTTCGGCTCTGGCACCGCCTCCTTTGGTGCAGCCAATCCCAGCACAGCGCCAAGTTTCGGATCCACCACCGGCGCAAACCCACCAGTTTTTGGGGCTGGCGCGTCAGCTACGCCCAGCTCTGGACTCACCTTTGGCACACCAACAGCATCAGCAGCACCTTCAGCTACGGGCAGTGCAGCAGCTACTACATCAGGCTTCACGTTCGGTACTGGCTCGTCGTTGTCCTGTACGGCGGCAAGTACGACTCCTGCACCCTTCAGCTTTGGTGCTGGGGCCCCCGCTGCCACAACCACAGCTGGCACAGCAAGCGCTCCATTTGTGTTTGGGGCAGCAGCATCCTCAACCCCTGG CTCAACTGGAGGGTTCAACTTCAGTTCAGCACAGGCAGCGCCCCCTGCTACAACGGCCGCCCCCAGTTTTGGTACTGCCGGCTTCGGCGCCACCCCCACCCCAGCAGCAAGCACGCCCTTCGCACCAGCCGCCACCTCCGTGTCCGGAGGGGCTACTCCGTTTGGAGGAGCCACCAGTTTCGGTGTGCCAACCACAGCAGCGCCAAGCAGTGGCCCAGTGTTCGGTGCAACTGCTGCACAGCCAGCCCCAAATGCAG GCTTTAGCTTCAATGCACCCAGCCAGCCCACGTTCCAGTTTGGCGCAGGCTCACAACCGAGCCCCGCTGTGTTTAACTTTGGTGCTGCAGCCCCAGCAGGGGGAGCACCTGGTGGGGGGTTCAACTTCGCGGCCGGGGCTGGGACAACAGCTCCGCAGCCAGCTGCACCAGGTCCTTTTAACTTCAA TGCTGCGGCCCAGCCAACCAGCAATCCCTTCAGCATCCAGAGTACTCCCAGTGCCTCCCCTGGCCCAACCAGACGCATCATCAAAAAAGCTGCACGCAGGAAGAGGTGA